Part of the Nicotiana sylvestris chromosome 5, ASM39365v2, whole genome shotgun sequence genome is shown below.
ccttttttttaattaaactCCGTGTCGAATCAAATTACATCATCTAAAGTGAAACGGAGAGAGTAGGATAATTGAAAATATATTGATAGATATGTGTGGGAGTGATATTTTTGGAGAAGCTATACATGAATGAGACATATCAATTAAAAGAGAGAAATATAGAGCCGCCATTTTAGAGAAGATCGAAGGCATTATTTGGCCTTACTTACTAAGAGCTTGCCAAAGGATTAATAAACAATTTGCCCcaaaaaaaaatacaacaaaGCCTTTCTTCTGTTTACATATTAATAAACAAATTTCCCAAAAGAAAGTAGTAATTTTTATAGATATCCTAGCTCTCCCATGGACGTTTACAGACAGTTCTAGCTTTGTATGAGATAATTCTATCATGCTTCACTAGAGATAAAACGAGTGTAGAATTCTACAATGTGCAATTGAAgagagaaattgagattgagaatTTTCGAGAGAGAATCGGATAAGAGCTATGCTCTGTATATTGATGCAACTGACTCGACTACTAAAAAGAAGAAGCTACAGTATATTTAACTAACTAACCATCTTAGGACAGTTGTACATCACTAACACTAACTAATACTATAGTTAAGTTAGGCTAACTAAGGTTAACTACTAAGGTTAACCTATATTCTTTATACCCCCCCCCCCAAGCTAGGACTAAGAAAGACGTTGAGTATACCTAGCTTGGACAGCAAATATGAATGTTGAATGCGACCAAGACCCTTTGTGAGTATATCAGCTTCCTGCTCAACTGTAGGACAATAGAGAGTAGAAACAAGACCATGTTGAATCTTTTCACGAATGAAATGACAATCAATATCAATGTGCTTCGTACGTTCATGAAATACATGATTGGCAGCAATAGCAAGAGTTGCTTTGTTATCACTGTAGATAGGCACATGTGAATTATGATCCACTCCTAGCTCCTTGAGTAAACCAATAATCCATGTAATCTCTGCAACTGTGGATGCTAAGCTGCGATATTGAGCTTTTGCTGAGCTTCTAGAGATAGTGGACTGCTTCTTAGATTTCCAAGAAATCAAGGAAGAGCCAAGCTTGACGAAATAGCCTGTGACTGACTTTCGTGTGTTGGGACATGCAGCCCAATCTGCATCACAAAATGCTGAAAGTGATTCAGAACACTTAGCAGCCAAGAAAACTCTCAGACCATGACTGCTTTTGATATATCTAACTACCTTGAGTGCAGCTTCCATATGAGAGGCCTTGGGACTATGCATGAATTGGCTCAAACTTTGAACAGCAAAAGAGATATCTGGTCTTATAATAGTCAAATAAAGAAGCTTACCCAAAAGCCTTGGATATGGCCCTGGATCAGTCAATAATGTGTCATCAGAAGTACCTGTATGAGTGTCAAATTCAGCAGTATTGAGCTTCACATTTGGCTCCATAGGACAGGAAACAGGTTTAGAGCCTGATAACCCCAACTCAGCTATGAGTTCTAAGGCATACTTGCGTTGATGCATTAATATACCATCACTATTTCGTGCAAACTCTATGCCCAGAAGTACTTAAGCTCTCATAGGTCTTTGATCTTAAAAGAGGTTTGTAAATCATCCTTAGTTTGTTGGATCATGATGGAATTATCTCCAGTGATAAGAAGGTCATCAACATAGACCAGAACTACCACCATGGGATCTCCTAATCTTTTGATGAACAAAGAATAATCTAAATGACTCTGTTGAAATCCAGCATCCACCAAGGCTGATGTGAGCTTGAGATTCCACTATCTAGATGCCTACTTAAGTCCATAGAGGGACTTAAGTAGTTTGCAAACTCTGAATTCAGCTTTTGGTCCATTGAAACCTTGAGGTACCTCCATATATACCTCCTCTGATAGATCTTCTTGCAAGAAAGCATTGTAAACATTCATTTGATGAATAGACCACTGCCTTGAAGCTGCAATAGACAACACACTTCTGACAGTAACCATTTTCACCACAGGTAAAAAGGTTTCTTGGTAGTCTAAACCTTCTCTCTGATTATaccctttggccaccaatctagCTTTGAACCTTTCAAGTTCTCCTGATGCCTTATATTTAATTTTATAAACCTATTTGCATCCTATTGCCTTTTGTCCTTGTGGCAAGGATACCAATTCCCAAGTCTTATTGTCATCCAATGCTTTGATTTCTGCCTGCATTGCCTCTACCCATCTCTTGTCCTTCACTGCCTCTGAATATAATGTAGGTTCCATTTCCACTGAAAAATTTGCCAAGTAGCTTTGATATCTTGAAGAGATACTATCATATCCAATCACCTCTGAAATAGGGTACGTGCAACAGATTGTAGAACTTCTCTTGTCATCTCTAGCATAATCCATAAGCCATATGGGAGGCTTAGATACTCTTGTGGATTTTCTAGGTTCCCCATCATCAGGCAAAATAAGAGAATCATCAGGACTATCCATACTGTTATATTCAATAGGGTGTGAAATGTCCTGCTCATCTAAGATAACTGGAGTTAGAGAAGGAGAGCATGACATATTGGTTCCCTCAATATGTGTATCAGTAGCAGAACTGACTACTTTCAGTTCTTCATCAAAATCTTGTCTTGGCACTGGAATTTTATCCAGGAATAATGATTTTGATGATCCTTCAGCTATGTGGAAGGGAAATATATCCTCATAAAACACTACATCTCTTCTTATAAAGAATACTCTATTCTCTAAATCCAAAAGTCTGTAACCTTTTTGATGTGCAGCATATCCTAGGAAGACTGACCTCATAACTCGAGGAGCAAATTTATCATGGCCTGTCAGATTAGTAGCAAAACATAAACATCAAACTACCTTTAAATGTGTCAATGAGGGTGGTTTATTCACAAGTAATTCATATGGCGACTTATGTCCCAAGACAGAAGAGGAAATTCTGTTGATTATATATACAGCACCATCAATACAATGTCCCCGATATCTAACAGGTAAGTGGCCTTGAAATCTGATTGCTCGAGCAGTCTCTAGTATATGTCTATGTCTCctttccacaactccattttgtTGGGGAGTATATGGACAGGAGCTTTGATGAACAATCCCATGCATTTGAAATAAGTCACTACATGCACTGTTAAAAAATTCACTCCCATTGTCTGATCTAAACATATTAATTTGCTTTCCAAACTGTGTTTTTATCATACTAATGAAGTTCTTGAGTAAGAAAATAACATCATATTTGAGTCTCATAAGAAATACCCAAGTCCATCTGGTAAAATAATCAACCAATGTAAGAAAGTATTTCATGCCATTATGAGTAGCAATCTTATAGGGTCCCCACACATCCATATGGATCAAATCAAAAGCATGTAAACTTCTACTAGTACTAGTTGGAAAAGGTGCTCTAGTTTGTCTAGCTAGAGGGCAAATTTCACACTTAGACAGTGAGTCATTATTTATTCTATTACCATAGTCTTGTATACTAGGAATCCTTCTGAGAACCTGAATTGGAACATGTCATGTTCTTCTGTGCCATATTTCCATGCCTCCTTCTTTACGGGTAGCTGCAAAAGCTGTATTCACAGTCTTCCCTAAAGCTGTTGACAATATGTACAGATCTTCTTCTCTTCTACCAATCTCCTTCACCCTCCCAGATAAGAGGTCCTGAAACACATAACATTTGGAAAAAAAGGTAACACTGCATTTTGATCTTCTGCCACTTAGAGACTGACATGAGGTTAAACTTAAAAGCAGGTACACATAACACATCTTTCAGTACATCACCTCCTGTGAGTTGACATTCCCCATATGTGAGATTGATGTTGAATCTCCATTAGGTAATTGCACTTGTCCTGAATTTCCTACTGAAGTTTCATTTTTCAGTAAACTCTTATCACCAATCATGTGGTTAGTAGCACCAGTATCTACTATCGATTTGCACAGTTTTAAGTTCTCACATAATGCTACATTACCACAAAAGCACTTATCTGCCATGTTTGCACTAGTCCCTGCAGTAGAGCCTTTGTTCAGCAATTGCAACAACTGATTATATTGTTCTTTAGTAAAGAACTGAGCTGGTTTAACATTACTGCTTGGCTGATATATGCTTGTGGTTGGTGAAGCTATAACTCCTTGCTGTCCAGATCCATCTATCATGACTACATTTGCTTTCTTCTTCTGCTTGAAATCAGAATGATAACTAATAATCTTATAACAGTTCTCCTTCAAGTGCCTTGTCTTATTACAAAATTCACACCTCATCAATTTATAACATTCATTTCTAGTATGGCCTTTCATATGGCAAAAATCACATTCTAAGCTATAGTTTCTCCTTGGCTTAGATATAGATTGAGCAGTAAACAATGCAGTAGGGTTATTATGCCCAGTTTGCCAATAGGTACCACCAGTAAATGATTTCCTGCTTTCTTCCCGAACTACCATAGAATAAGCCTTATGTATAGATGGCAAGCTTGGCATTAGTAGAATCTGACTCCTTGCTTGCTTAAAATTGTCATTCAATCCCATCAAAAATTGTAGCAGTCGTTGATACTCCAATTGTTCAATATACTCAGTAGCTGATGTAGGAGTGGCAGTATGGAATCATATTCTGCCCAAAGGTCTTTTAGCTTGGTGAAATAAATCGATACTGACGAAATCCCATGTGTTAGGGTGAATATTTCCTTATGCAAGTAATACAATCTTGATGCATTCACTTTGTCAAAACGTTCTTTGAAAGCAGCCCATACCTTATGTGCATTCGAAGAAAATAGCACTCATGTTACCAAATCTCTTCTCACATTGCTCATAAGCCATGAAGTCACAATCGCATTGCACCGATCCCACTGACTTCCTAGATTTGGACCAAAATCCTCCGTTGATCCATCAACTAAACATAATTTGGTCTTTCCTAACAACGCTACTTTCATTACACGGCTCCAAAGAGAGTAATTTTCCATACCTGTCAAAATGAGTCCCACAGACATCGATCCCAGACCATCAGATGCATGCAAGTAGAGAGGATGATTATGATCTAACACAATCAAGCTAGGTATCATTCTGATGCTCGTATTGTCTCCATTGTTCGCATTATCAGTAGAGTTCTCTAGAGGCGCCATTGATAGACCACAAAATTAGGGTTCAAAGCTTCTGAATTTGAGCAGATTCTCTCGAATTATCTTCAATTATGCGAAGAAATTCCCTAGAATCACTCGAtcaatgctctgataccatgtagtATTCTACAATGTGCAATTGAAgagagaaattgagat
Proteins encoded:
- the LOC138869231 gene encoding uncharacterized protein; the protein is MAPLENSTDNANNGDNTSIRMIPSLIVLDHNHPLYLHASDGLGSMSVGLILTGMENYSLWSRVMKVALLGKTKLCLVDGSTEDFGPNLGSQWDRCNAIVTSWLMSNVRRDLQARSQILLMPSLPSIHKAYSMVVREESRKSFTGGTYWQTGHNNPTALFTAQSISKPRRNYSLECDFCHMKGHTRNECYKLMRCEFCNKTRHLKENCYKIISYHSDFKQKKKANVVMIDGSGQQGVIASPTTSIYQPSSNVKPAQFFTKEQYNQLLQLLNKGSTAGTSANMADKCFCGNVALCENLKLCKSIVDTGATNHMIGDKSLLKNETSVGNSGQVQLPNGDSTSISHMGNVNSQEDLLSGRVKEIGRREEDLYILSTALGKTVNTAFAATRKEGGHDKFAPRVMRSVFLGYAAHQKGYRLLDLENRVFFIRRDVVFYEDIFPFHIAEGSSKSLFLDKIPVPRQDFDEELKVVSSATDTHIEGTNMSCSPSLTPVILDEQDISHPIEYNSMDSPDDSLILPDDGEPRKSTRVSKPPIWLMDYARDDKRSSTICCTYPISEVIGYDSISSRYQSYLANFSVEMEPTLYSEAVKDKRWVEAMQAEIKALDDNKTWELVSLPQGQKAIGCK